The Panicum virgatum strain AP13 chromosome 5K, P.virgatum_v5, whole genome shotgun sequence genome has a window encoding:
- the LOC120710451 gene encoding transcription factor MYB61-like, with amino-acid sequence MGRVHPCCSEEKKVRKGLWSPEEDERLTSHIARFGVSCWSSIPELAGLQRCGKSCRLRWMNYLRPDLKRGRFSQQEEDLIIALHKALGNSWSQIAARLPGRSDNEIKNFWNARLRKKLRQKEASSTTGSKEPAASHHRRGGEDGGSGTHPPPPAVQFNPVPAPEDRPRPAGYVADPAAAGSTAAAGGSPLVAGNAAAAESVAPSPTSTTSACTEAGGCDDGFLKAMVDDASFLFGDFYLDGNQDGSISFWEGHAFC; translated from the exons ATGGGGAGGGTACACCCTTGCTGCTCCGAGGAGAAGAAGGTGAGGAAAGGGCTGTGGtcgccggaggaggacgagaggctcACGTCCCACATCGCCCGCTTCGGCGTCAGCTGCTGGAGCTCCATCCCTGAACTTGCAG GCTTGCAGAGGTGCGGCAAAAGCTGCCGGCTGCGGTGGATGAACTACCTGCGGCCGGACCTCAAGCGCGGCCGCTTCTCCCAGCAGGAGGAGGACCTCATCATTGCGCTCCACAAAGCACTTGGCAACAG CTGGTCCCAGATCGCGGCGAGGCTGCCCGGGAGGTCGGACAACGAGATCAAGAACTTCTGGAACGCGCGGCTGCGCAAGAAGCTCCGGCAGAAGGAGGCGTCGTCCACGACCGGGAGCAAAGAGCCCGCCGCGAGCCACCACCGCCgtggcggcgaggacggcgggaGCGGGACACATCCGCCACCGCCAGCCGTGCAGTTCAACCCAGTCCCGGCTCCCgaggaccgtccgcgccctgcCGGCTATGTCGCCGACCCAGCTGCCGCCGGTAGCACCGCGGCGGCAGGTGGTTCTCCTCTTGTGGCCGGGAACGCCGCAGCTGCGGAGTCGGTAgcgccgtcgccgacgagcaCCACGAGCGCGTGCACGGAGGCGGGAGGCTGCGACGACGGGTTCCTCAAGGCGATGGTCGATGACGCGAGCTTCCTGTTCGGGGATTTCTACCTTGACGGCAACCAAGATGGGTCGATCAGCTTCTGGGAAGGTCATGCGTTCTGCTGA
- the LOC120710452 gene encoding myb-related protein Hv33-like, whose product MVRKPSHGDTTGAGNGGTEATKERKGLWSPEEDERLFAQITYHGVSTWSSVAQLAGLRRSGKSCRLRWMNYLRPDLKKEPISKREEEIIISLQQSLGNRWSAIAAKMPGRTDNEIKNYWNSRIRKRLNAAAAKAGSDDGASTEPAPAGEEKVEVEPTNNAATEAGPMPIPERFPVFACQLLNGGIGGGSGSGENTPSTTSSTQQKSSEESEACVGDSNMIHFLSFDDLDYPDDLLMDLPGAMNAWETELYPSNSMSSLN is encoded by the exons ATGGTGCGGAAGCCGAGCCATGGCGACACCACCGGCGCCGGCAACGGGGGCACCGAGGCTACGAAGGAGAGGAAGGGGCTGTGGtcgccggaggaggacgagcgCCTCTTCGCCCAAATCACCTACCACGGCGTCTCCACCTGGAGCTCCGTCGCGCAGCTTGCAG GGCTGAGGAGGAGCGGCAAGAGCTGCCGGCTGCGGTGGATGAACTACCTGCGCCCGGACCTGAAGAAGGAGCCCATCTCCAAGCGCGAGGAGGAGATCATCATCTCCCTGCAGCAGTCCCTAGGCAACCGGTGGTCGGCAATCGCAGCGAAGATGCCCGGCAGGACGGACAACGAGATCAAGAACTACTGGAACTCCCGCATCAGGAAGCGcctgaacgccgccgccgccaaggctgGCAGCGACGACGGTGCCAGCACCGAGCCAgcgccggccggcgaggagaAGGTGGAAGTGGAACCAACCAACAATGCGGCCACCGAAGCGGGGCCTATGCCCATACCCGAGCGTTTCCCGGTGTTCGCATGCCAGCTGCTCAACGGAGgaatcggcggcggcagcggcagcggcgagaaCACCCCGTCGACTACTAGCAGCACGCAGCAGAAATCCAGTGAGGAAAGCGAGGCTTGCGTCGGCGACAGCAACATGATCCATTTTCTCTCGTTCGATGATCTCGATTACCCAGATGATTTGCTCATGGATTTACCGGGGGCCATGAACGCATGGGAGACAGAACTGTACCCTTCAAATTCCATGAGCTCGCTCAATTGA